In Nicotiana tabacum cultivar K326 chromosome 17, ASM71507v2, whole genome shotgun sequence, one DNA window encodes the following:
- the LOC107809688 gene encoding kinesin-like protein KIN-7E isoform X1, producing MGTIDDVSREAGGCEERILVSVRLRPLNNKEIFRNDVSDWECINDTTIIYKNVNLSVSERSMYPSAYSFDRVFRPNCSTRQVYEEAAKDVALSVVSGFNSSVFAYGQTSSGKTFTMTGITEYAIADIYDYIQKHAERDFILKFSAMEIYNESVRDLLSADSTPLRLLDDPERGTIVEKLTEETLRDWNHVIQLLSICEAQRQIGETALNETSSRSHQIIRLTIESSAREYLGRDNSSTLSATVNFVDLAGSERASQSLSAGARLKEGCHINRSLLTLGTVIRKLSKSRNGHIPFRDSKLTRILQPSLGGNGRTAIICTMSPARSHVEQSRNTLLFASCAKEVTTTAQVNVVMSDKVLVKHLQRELARLESELRSPIPSLFPSDYEALLREKNKQIEQMEKEIKDLTLQRDIAQTQVKDMRQLLGDDASLLMQVGLANYPNLRVRRSPDYRSRMQVSILSDTPSIDADVRTCSDGHSRSSSEDQIIRVPEFEENFLHNSSSPRLLAGSSNYSESDSCEGWDEIEKQSNGTSEDLFKEVHCIETEESSVKGKQESNFPSPEESSRYPAEMTAEYGDRADKETISPPADDHRRSVPPSLKEAGELTLLPCKEEQEFVALPSFEEERKSNEDALSLSSKDLQTPESPKFTDSRKSVPLALKEEKAEKEEKELVCTFDAPSPANLSSPCELIGDSPRSRNLKLCRSRSCKAILMADASSPCFEELTTKENTPPSGLERNFNARPKGWEIKISPLNFTSDVEDSPEKGSTVYGEVAVNIGLEVSKGEDTTNENVKDVDDTCDAGNRENDEPQPEKEVRECPVHEAEPEHQKLSKCVRDVGLDPIEDELKNLSSWTSEFKILQKEIMELWHVCNISLVHRTYFFLLFQGDDPKDAVYMEVEIRRLTFLNNIYSRGEKTVVNGRTLSLAQSMKDLRQERRMLRKQMLRKLTEEERESLYLKWGIRINSKLRRLQLAQLLWNTTDNTNHIADSAYLIAKLTGLMKPGQAPKEMFSLDFSPRPSRTYSFTRSLISSLL from the exons ATGGGTACAATTGATGATGTGTCGCGAGAGGCTGGAGGCTGTGAAGAGAGAATTTTAGTGTCGGTGCGGCTAAGGCCTTTGAATAATAAGGAGATTTTCAGAAATGATGTTTCAGATTGGGAGTGTATTAATGACACTACCATTATTTACAAGAATGTTAATCTTTCTGTGTCTGAACGCTCTATGTATCCCTCTGCCTATAGCTTTG ACAGGGTATTTAGGCCTAATTGCTCCACAAGACAGGTATATGAAGAAGCAGCTAAAGATGTTGCTCTTTCGGTCGTTAGTGGATTCAATT CAAGCGTATTTGCATATGGCCAAACAAGCAGTGGAAAGACATTTACTATGACTGGTATAACTGAATATGCAATAGCAGACATATATGACTATATTCAGAAG CACGCCGAGAGAGACTTTATCTTGAAGTTCTCTGCTATGGAGATTTACAATGAATCTGTCAGAGATCTCCTAAGTGCAGATAGTACTCCTCTTAGACTTCTAGATGACCCTGAG AGAGGGACAATTGTTGAGAAACTCACAGAGGAAACATTGAGGGACTGGAACCATGTAATTCAGCTCCTTTCTATTTGCGAAG CTCAGAGACAGATTGGGGAGACTGCACTAAACGAGACCAGCTCCAGATCTCACCAAATTATCAGACTg ACAATTGAAAGTTCTGCTCGTGAGTATTTAGGCAGGGACAACTCCAGTACTCTTTCAGCTACTGTG AATTTTGTTGATTTAGCTGGAAGTGAGCGTGCATCTCAGTCCTTGTCGGCTGGGGCAAGGCTGAAAGAGGGCTGTCACATTAATCGCAGCTTGCTGACCTTGGGCACTGTGATACGTAAGCTAAG CAAGAGTAGGAATGGTCACATTCCTTTCCGAGATTCAAAGTTAACTCGGATATTGCAACCGTCATTGGGTGGCAACGGTAGAACTGCCATCATCTGTACGATGAGCCCTGCACGAAGTCATGTTGAACAATCAAGGAACACTCTTCTGTTTGCAAGTTGTGCAAAGGAAGTAACTACTACTGCCCAAGTGAACGTAGTCATGTCAGATAAAGTGTTAGTGAAGCATTTGCAGAGGGAGTTGGCGAGATTGGAGAGTGAGTTAAGGAGTCCTATACCTTCTTTATTCCCTTCAGATTATGAAGCATTACTGCGAGAGAAGAACAAGCAAATAGAACAG ATGGAGAAGGAAATAAAGGACTTGACTTTGCAGCGTGACATTGCTCAGACTCAAGTTAAAGATATGCGACAACTGCTTGGAGATGATGCAAGTTTATTGATGCAG GTTGGTTTAGCAAACTACCCAAATCTGCGTGTGCGGAGATCACCAGATTATAGAAGCCGGATGCAAGTGTCCATTTTGTCAGACACCCCATCTATCGATGCTGATGTTAGAACATGTTCAGATGGACATAGCAGGAGTAGCTCTGAGGACCAAATTATACGCGTGCCAGAGTTTGAAGAGAACTTTCTCCATAACAGTTCATCTCCAAGGTTATTAGCCGGCAGTTCAAATTATAGTGAAAGTGATTCATGTGAAGgatgggatgagattgaaaaaCAAAGTAATGGAACTTCAGAAGACCTATTCAAGGAAGTTCATTGCATTGAAACCGAGGAATCAAGTGTGAAGGGAAAACAAGAATCCAATTTTCCATCTCCCGAAGAAAGCAGTAGATATCCAGCTGAAATGACAGCAGAATATGGAGACAGAGCTGATAAGGAAACAATATCACCTCCGGCTGATGACCATAGAAGATCAGTACCCCCTTCACTCAAGGAAGCTGGAGAATTGACATTGTTACCCTGTAAAGAAGAGCAGGAATTTGTTGCATTACCATCTTTTGAGGAAGAAAGGAAATCTAATGAAGATGCATTGTCACTTTCCTCGAAGGATCTCCAAACCCCTGAATCACCAAAGTTCACTGACAGTAGAAAGTCAGTACCATTGGCACTGAAGGAAGAAAAagcagagaaagaagaaaaagagttgGTGTGCACATTTGACGCTCCTTCTCCAGCAAATTTATCCTCACCATGTGAGCTCATTGGCGATTCACCACGCTCAAGAAACTTGAAATTGTGTAGAAGTAGAAGCTGTAAAGCTATCCTAATGGCTGATGCATCCTCTCCATGTTTTGAGGAACTCACCACAAAGGAAAATACTCCGCCATCTGGGTTAGAAAGAAATTTCAACGCAAGACCAAAGGGTTGGGAAATCAAAATTTCTCCCTTGAACTTTACCTCTGATGTGGAGGACTCTCCAGAGAAAGGCTCCACCGTTTATGGCGAGGTTGCTGTCAATATTGGGCTTGAAGTGTCAAAAGGGGAAGATACAACTAATGAGAATGTCAAGGATGTAGATGATACATGTGATGCAGGGAACAGAGAAAACGATGAGCCTCAGCCCGAAAAAGAGGTTAGAGAATGCCCT GTTCATGAGGCTGAACCAGAGCATCAAAAACTGTCAAAGTGTGTCAGAGATGTCGGTCTGGATCCAATAGAAGATGAACTCAAAAATCTTTCCAGCTGGACCTCAGAGTTCAAGATACTACAGAAAGAGATTATGGAACTTTGGCATGTTTGCAACATTTCCCTCGTACACAGAACATATTTCTTCCTTCTTTTCCAAGGTGATGATCCTAAGGATGCTGTATATATGGAGGTCGAGATCAGAAGACTGACCTTCCTCAACAACATATATTCGCGTGGAGAGAAAACTGTGGTCAATGGCAGGACTTTGTCCCTTGCACAAAG CATGAAAGACCTTCGGCAAGAGAGACGGATGCTGCGCAAGCAAATGCTGAGGAAGCTAACAGAAGAAGAACGAGAAAGCCTGTACCTAAAGTGGGGCATTCGGATCAATAGCAAACTTAGGAGGTTACAATTGGCTCAGCTTTTGTGGAACACGACAGATAATACGAACCACATTGCAGATAGTGCTTACCTGATAGCAAAATTAACCGGATTGATGAAGCCAGGGCAGGCTCCCAAGGAGATGTTTAGTCTTGATTTTTCACCCAGACCATCTAGAACTTATAGCTTCACACGTAGCTTGATATCTTCTCTCTTGTGA
- the LOC107809688 gene encoding kinesin-like protein KIN-7E isoform X2 yields MGTIDDVSREAGGCEERILVSVRLRPLNNKEIFRNDVSDWECINDTTIIYKNVNLSVSERSMYPSAYSFDRVFRPNCSTRQVYEEAAKDVALSVVSGFNSSVFAYGQTSSGKTFTMTGITEYAIADIYDYIQKHAERDFILKFSAMEIYNESVRDLLSADSTPLRLLDDPERGTIVEKLTEETLRDWNHVIQLLSICEAQRQIGETALNETSSRSHQIIRLTIESSAREYLGRDNSSTLSATVNFVDLAGSERASQSLSAGARLKEGCHINRSLLTLGTVIRKLSKSRNGHIPFRDSKLTRILQPSLGGNGRTAIICTMSPARSHVEQSRNTLLFASCAKEVTTTAQVNVVMSDKVLVKHLQRELARLESELRSPIPSLFPSDYEALLREKNKQIEQMEKEIKDLTLQRDIAQTQVKDMRQLLGDDASLLMQVGLANYPNLRVRRSPDYRSRMQVSILSDTPSIDADVRTCSDGHSRSSSEDQIIRVPEFEENFLHNSSSPRLLAGSSNYSESDSCEGWDEIEKQSNGTSEDLFKEVHCIETEESSVKGKQESNFPSPEESSRYPAEMTAEYGDRADKETISPPADDHRRSVPPSLKEAGELTLLPCKEEQEFVALPSFEEERKSNEDALSLSSKDLQTPESPKFTDSRKSVPLALKEEKAEKEEKELVCTFDAPSPANLSSPCELIGDSPRSRNLKLCRSRSCKAILMADASSPCFEELTTKENTPPSGLERNFNARPKGWEIKISPLNFTSDVEDSPEKGSTVYGEVAVNIGLEVSKGEDTTNENVKDVDDTCDAGNRENDEPQPEKEVHEAEPEHQKLSKCVRDVGLDPIEDELKNLSSWTSEFKILQKEIMELWHVCNISLVHRTYFFLLFQGDDPKDAVYMEVEIRRLTFLNNIYSRGEKTVVNGRTLSLAQSMKDLRQERRMLRKQMLRKLTEEERESLYLKWGIRINSKLRRLQLAQLLWNTTDNTNHIADSAYLIAKLTGLMKPGQAPKEMFSLDFSPRPSRTYSFTRSLISSLL; encoded by the exons ATGGGTACAATTGATGATGTGTCGCGAGAGGCTGGAGGCTGTGAAGAGAGAATTTTAGTGTCGGTGCGGCTAAGGCCTTTGAATAATAAGGAGATTTTCAGAAATGATGTTTCAGATTGGGAGTGTATTAATGACACTACCATTATTTACAAGAATGTTAATCTTTCTGTGTCTGAACGCTCTATGTATCCCTCTGCCTATAGCTTTG ACAGGGTATTTAGGCCTAATTGCTCCACAAGACAGGTATATGAAGAAGCAGCTAAAGATGTTGCTCTTTCGGTCGTTAGTGGATTCAATT CAAGCGTATTTGCATATGGCCAAACAAGCAGTGGAAAGACATTTACTATGACTGGTATAACTGAATATGCAATAGCAGACATATATGACTATATTCAGAAG CACGCCGAGAGAGACTTTATCTTGAAGTTCTCTGCTATGGAGATTTACAATGAATCTGTCAGAGATCTCCTAAGTGCAGATAGTACTCCTCTTAGACTTCTAGATGACCCTGAG AGAGGGACAATTGTTGAGAAACTCACAGAGGAAACATTGAGGGACTGGAACCATGTAATTCAGCTCCTTTCTATTTGCGAAG CTCAGAGACAGATTGGGGAGACTGCACTAAACGAGACCAGCTCCAGATCTCACCAAATTATCAGACTg ACAATTGAAAGTTCTGCTCGTGAGTATTTAGGCAGGGACAACTCCAGTACTCTTTCAGCTACTGTG AATTTTGTTGATTTAGCTGGAAGTGAGCGTGCATCTCAGTCCTTGTCGGCTGGGGCAAGGCTGAAAGAGGGCTGTCACATTAATCGCAGCTTGCTGACCTTGGGCACTGTGATACGTAAGCTAAG CAAGAGTAGGAATGGTCACATTCCTTTCCGAGATTCAAAGTTAACTCGGATATTGCAACCGTCATTGGGTGGCAACGGTAGAACTGCCATCATCTGTACGATGAGCCCTGCACGAAGTCATGTTGAACAATCAAGGAACACTCTTCTGTTTGCAAGTTGTGCAAAGGAAGTAACTACTACTGCCCAAGTGAACGTAGTCATGTCAGATAAAGTGTTAGTGAAGCATTTGCAGAGGGAGTTGGCGAGATTGGAGAGTGAGTTAAGGAGTCCTATACCTTCTTTATTCCCTTCAGATTATGAAGCATTACTGCGAGAGAAGAACAAGCAAATAGAACAG ATGGAGAAGGAAATAAAGGACTTGACTTTGCAGCGTGACATTGCTCAGACTCAAGTTAAAGATATGCGACAACTGCTTGGAGATGATGCAAGTTTATTGATGCAG GTTGGTTTAGCAAACTACCCAAATCTGCGTGTGCGGAGATCACCAGATTATAGAAGCCGGATGCAAGTGTCCATTTTGTCAGACACCCCATCTATCGATGCTGATGTTAGAACATGTTCAGATGGACATAGCAGGAGTAGCTCTGAGGACCAAATTATACGCGTGCCAGAGTTTGAAGAGAACTTTCTCCATAACAGTTCATCTCCAAGGTTATTAGCCGGCAGTTCAAATTATAGTGAAAGTGATTCATGTGAAGgatgggatgagattgaaaaaCAAAGTAATGGAACTTCAGAAGACCTATTCAAGGAAGTTCATTGCATTGAAACCGAGGAATCAAGTGTGAAGGGAAAACAAGAATCCAATTTTCCATCTCCCGAAGAAAGCAGTAGATATCCAGCTGAAATGACAGCAGAATATGGAGACAGAGCTGATAAGGAAACAATATCACCTCCGGCTGATGACCATAGAAGATCAGTACCCCCTTCACTCAAGGAAGCTGGAGAATTGACATTGTTACCCTGTAAAGAAGAGCAGGAATTTGTTGCATTACCATCTTTTGAGGAAGAAAGGAAATCTAATGAAGATGCATTGTCACTTTCCTCGAAGGATCTCCAAACCCCTGAATCACCAAAGTTCACTGACAGTAGAAAGTCAGTACCATTGGCACTGAAGGAAGAAAAagcagagaaagaagaaaaagagttgGTGTGCACATTTGACGCTCCTTCTCCAGCAAATTTATCCTCACCATGTGAGCTCATTGGCGATTCACCACGCTCAAGAAACTTGAAATTGTGTAGAAGTAGAAGCTGTAAAGCTATCCTAATGGCTGATGCATCCTCTCCATGTTTTGAGGAACTCACCACAAAGGAAAATACTCCGCCATCTGGGTTAGAAAGAAATTTCAACGCAAGACCAAAGGGTTGGGAAATCAAAATTTCTCCCTTGAACTTTACCTCTGATGTGGAGGACTCTCCAGAGAAAGGCTCCACCGTTTATGGCGAGGTTGCTGTCAATATTGGGCTTGAAGTGTCAAAAGGGGAAGATACAACTAATGAGAATGTCAAGGATGTAGATGATACATGTGATGCAGGGAACAGAGAAAACGATGAGCCTCAGCCCGAAAAAGAG GTTCATGAGGCTGAACCAGAGCATCAAAAACTGTCAAAGTGTGTCAGAGATGTCGGTCTGGATCCAATAGAAGATGAACTCAAAAATCTTTCCAGCTGGACCTCAGAGTTCAAGATACTACAGAAAGAGATTATGGAACTTTGGCATGTTTGCAACATTTCCCTCGTACACAGAACATATTTCTTCCTTCTTTTCCAAGGTGATGATCCTAAGGATGCTGTATATATGGAGGTCGAGATCAGAAGACTGACCTTCCTCAACAACATATATTCGCGTGGAGAGAAAACTGTGGTCAATGGCAGGACTTTGTCCCTTGCACAAAG CATGAAAGACCTTCGGCAAGAGAGACGGATGCTGCGCAAGCAAATGCTGAGGAAGCTAACAGAAGAAGAACGAGAAAGCCTGTACCTAAAGTGGGGCATTCGGATCAATAGCAAACTTAGGAGGTTACAATTGGCTCAGCTTTTGTGGAACACGACAGATAATACGAACCACATTGCAGATAGTGCTTACCTGATAGCAAAATTAACCGGATTGATGAAGCCAGGGCAGGCTCCCAAGGAGATGTTTAGTCTTGATTTTTCACCCAGACCATCTAGAACTTATAGCTTCACACGTAGCTTGATATCTTCTCTCTTGTGA
- the LOC107809689 gene encoding uncharacterized protein LOC107809689 has product MSRFLAVGKTKGLGQSLCRNQTTIRPEQARKGNLIRIGVSSPRCRFYGQYVSITRGHASSMTYRMHSTFRGRCLMTSPRTSVSHHAQIAWKKLSCKSFYKGQTFICLSRFAQALCLALSRSHVVLPGFLGLTYGRNIALARAPSDLESGRPRNSLYRHAEDGHVLITSLLHSIFEGFILLLRAFYLGILFSPSIVMAPFADVFGPSFRKMWLQVVRSSLERAGPAFIKWGQWAATRPDLFSRDLCTELSKLHTKAPEHSFAYTKKTIEKAFGRKLSEIFDEFEEKPLASGSIAQVHRASLLYRYRGRQIKPIVVAVKVRHPGVGESIRRDFEIINLVAKISKCIPKLKWLRLDESVQQFAVFMMSQVDLAREAAHLSRFTYNFRRWKDVSFPKPVYPLVHPAVLVETFEQGECVSYYVGELEGHERLKSALAHIGTHALLKMLLVDNFIHADMHPGNILVRVTQSKQSQKRIFKSKPHVVFLDVGMTAELSKNDRPVLLEFFKAIARRDGQTVAECTLQLSKKQSCPNPEAFVKEVKESFDFWGTPEGDLVHPAECIEQLLEKVRHYRVNIDGNVCTVMVTTLVLEGWQRKLDPDYDVMHTLQTLLLKSDWAESLSYTIEGLMAP; this is encoded by the exons ATGTCAAG ATTCTTAGCGGTTGGTAAAACTAAAGGACTTGGACAATCCTTATGCAGAAATCAGACCACTATCCGTCCAGAACAAGCGAGAAAAGGAAATCTTATTAGGATTGGGGTAAGTTCTCCTAGATGTAGATTTTATGGGCAATATGTGTCTATCACAAGGGGACACGCTTCATCCATGACATATAGAATGCATAGTACTTTTCGTGGGAGATGTTTAATGACTTCACCAAGAACATCTGTAAGTCATCACGCACAAATAGCTTGGAAGAAGTTATCATGTAAATCTTTCTACAAAGGACAAACTTTTATCTGCTTAAGTCGATTTGCACAAGCGCTTTGCTTGGCGTTGAGCAGGTCTCATGTGGTTCTCCCTGGTTTTCTTGGCTTAACATATGGAAGAAATATAGCGTTGGCACGAGCACCGTCAGACTTGGAGAGTGGTCGCCCGAGGAATAGCTTATACAGGCATGCTGAAGATGGACATGTTTTGATTACCTCATTATTGCATTCCATATTTGAAGGTTTTATTCTGCTATTGAGAGCCTTTTATTTGGGGATACTCTTTTCTCCTAGCATTGTGATGGCCCCATTTGCAGATGTTTTTGGACCTTCTTTCAGGAAAATGTGGCTCCAGGTAGTTCGTAGCTCACTCGAAAGAGCAGGTCCTGCATTTATCAAATGGGGCCAATGGGCAGCTACACGGCCTGATCTTTTCTCTAGAGATTTGTGTACTGAGCTATCAAAGCTTCACACAAAAGCTCCTGAACATAGCTTTGCTTACACGAAAAAGACAATCGAAAAAGCATTTGGTCGAAAACTTTCTGAAATTTTCGATGAATTCGAGGAGAAACCTCTGGCATCTGGAAGTATTGCTCAAGTGCATAGGGCATCCTTGTTGTATCGATACCGTGGTCGACAGATCAAGCCTATAGTGGTGGCAGTGAAAGTTAGGCATCCTGGAGTGGGTGAATCAATTAGACGAGATTTTGAGATTATTAATCTAGTTGCTAAGATATCGAAGTGCATTCCTAAACTGAAGTGGTTAAGGTTAGATGAAAGCGTACAACAATTTGCTGTTTTTATGATGTCTCAAGTAGATCTTGCTAGGGAAGCTGCACATTTAAGCCGCTTCACCTATAATTTTCGGAGATGGAAGGATGTCTCTTTCCCAAAGCCTGTCTATCCCCTAGTGCATCCTGCAGTATTGGTCGAGACTTTTGAACAAGGGGAATGTGTTTCATATTATGTTGGTGAGCTTGAGGGCCATGAAAGACTTAAGAGCGCACTTGCTCATATTGGGACCCATGCTCTTCTAAAGATGCTTTTG GTGGATAACTTTATTCATGCTGACATGCATCCTGGAAATATCCTTGTTCGGGTAACCCAAAGCAAGCAATCCCAGAAACGCATCTTCAAATCAAAGCCTCATGTTGTTTTCCTTGATGTAGGCATGACTGCTGAACTTTCTAAGAATGATCGACCAGTATTATTGGAGTTCTTTAAGGCAATTGCTCGTCGAGATGGCCAGACTGTAGCAGAGTGCACTCTGCAGTTGTCAAAGAAACAGAGTTGCCCTAATCCAGAAGCCTTCGTTAAG GAAGTGAAGGAGTCATTTGATTTTTGGGGGACTCCAGAAGGCGATTTGGTCCACCCTGCTGAGTGCATTGAACAACTTCTTGAGAAAGTTAGGCATTACAGAGTGAACATAGATGGCAATGTTTGCACTGTCATGGTGACAACTTTGGTCCTTGAG GGCTGGCAAAGGAAGCTTGATCCTGATTATGATGTAATGCACACCCTACAGACGCTGCTGCTCAAATCTGATTGGGCAGAATCACTATCTTACACCATTGAAGGACTCATGGCCCCATGA